From one Anopheles bellator chromosome 1, idAnoBellAS_SP24_06.2, whole genome shotgun sequence genomic stretch:
- the LOC131205426 gene encoding glutamine--fructose-6-phosphate aminotransferase [isomerizing] 2-like, giving the protein MCGIFAYLNFLTPKSRREVLELLLNGLKRLEYRGYDSAGVAVDGMTPDAGILMFKRTGKVKVLEEAIHAAARETEFGEACATHVGIAHTRWATHGAPSELNSHPQRSDDGNAFVVVHNGIVTNYKDIKKFLELRGYAFESDTDTEAIAKLVHHLWKQHPNYSFRELVEQVIQQLEGAFALAFKSKHFPGECVVTRRGSPLLVGIKAKTSLATNHVPILYGKGPRHGSVGNVQVEPPTPDNTADFINPGEEVEYFFASDASAVIEHTNRVIYLEDDDVAAVKDGALGIHRLKKSLDDPHAREITTLKMEIQQIMKGNYRYFMQKEIFEQPESVVNTMRGRVNFESKKVTLGGIKDYIPEIKRCRRLMLIACGTSYHSAVATRQLLEELTELPVMVELASDFLDRNTPIYRDDVCFFISQSGETADTLMALRYCKQRGALIVGITNTVGSSICRESHCGVHVNAGPEIGVASTKAYTSQFISLVMFALVMSEDRLSLQSRRLEIIEGLGMLDTHIKQVLQLDQKVLEIAQDLYQQKSLLIMGRGYNFATCMEGALKVKELTYMHSEGIMAGELKHGPLALVDDTMPIVMIIMRDPVHQKCMNALQQVTAREGRPIIICEEGDQETNAFASKALEIPRTVDCLQGVLTVIPMQLLSYHIAVLRGCNVDCPRNLAKSVTVE; this is encoded by the coding sequence atgtgtGGCATCTTTGCGTACCTCAACTTCCTCACGCCCAAGTCGCGGCGCGAGGTGCTGGAGCTGTTGCTGAACGGCCTGAAGCGGCTTGAGTACCGTGGCTACGATTCGGCGGGTGTGGCCGTCGACGGGATGACGCCGGACGCCGGCATCCTGATGTTCAAGCGCACCGGCAAGGTGAAGGTGCTGGAGGAAGCGATCCACGCGGCGGCCCGGGAGACGGAGTTCGGCGAGGCGTGCGCCACGCACGTCGGGATCGCGCACACCCGCTGGGCGACGCACGGGGCCCCGAGCGAGCTCAACTCGCAcccgcagcgcagcgacgACGGGAACGCGTTCGTCGTGGTGCACAACGGCATCGTCACCAACTATAAGGACATCAAGAAGTTCCTCGAGCTGCGCGGGTACGCGTTCGAGtccgacaccgacacggaAGCGATCGCCAAGCTGGTGCACCACCTGTGGAAGCAGCACCCGAACTACTCGTTCCGCGAGCTGGTCGAGCAGGTGATCCAGCAGCTGGAGGGCGCGTTCGCGCTCGCCTTCAAGTCGAAACACTTCCCGGGCGAGTGCGTGGTGACGCGCCGCGGCTCCCCGCTGCTGGTGGGCATCAAGGCGAAGACGAGCCTCGCCACCAACCACGTGCCGATCCTGTACGGGAAGGGCCCCCGGCACGGCTCGGTCGGAAACGTGCAGGTGGAGCCGCCGACTCCGGACAACACGGCCGACTTCATCAACCCGGGCGAGGAGGTGGAGTACTTTTTCGCGTCGGACGCGTCGGCCGTGATCGAGCACACGAACCGGGTCATCTACctggaggacgacgacgtggcgGCGGTGAAGGACGGGGCGCTCGGCATCCACCGGCTGAAGAAGAGCCTGGACGATCCGCACGCGCGCGAGATCACCACGCTCAAGATGGAGATCCAGCAGATCATGAAGGGCAACTATCGGTACTTTATGCAGAAGGAAATCTTCGAGCAGCCGGAATCGGTGGTCAACACGATGCGCGGCCGGGTGAACTTCGAGAGCAAGAAGGTGACGCTCGGGGGCATCAAGGACTACATTCCGGAGATCAAGCGCTGCCGGCGGCTGATGCTGATCGCGTGCGGCACCTCGTACCACAGTGCCGTGGCGACGCGCCAGCTGCTCGAGGAGCTGACGGAGCtcccggtgatggtggagcTGGCGTCGGACTTCCTCGACCGGAACACGCCCATCTACCGGGACGACGTGTGCTTCTTTATCTCGCAGTCGGGCGAAACGGCCGACACGCTGATGGCGCTGCGGTACTGCAAGCAGCGCGGGGCCCTGATCGTCGGCATCACCAACACGGTCGGCAGCTCGATCTGCCGCGAGTCGCACTGCGGGGTGCACGTGAACGCGGGCCCCGAGATCGGTGTCGCGTCGACCAAGGCGTACACCTCGCAGTTCATTTCGCTCGTCATGTTTGCGCTGGTCATGAGCGAGGATCGGCTTTCGCTCCAGTCGCGCCGCCTCGAGATCATCGAGGGGCTCGGCATGCTCGATACGCACATCAAGCAGGTGCTCCAGCTCGACCAGAAGGTGCTGGAGATTGCGCAGGATCTGTACCAGCAGAAGTCGCTGCTGATCATGGGCCGCGGCTACAACTTTGCCACCTGCATGGAGGGTGCGCTGAAGGTGAAGGAACTGACGTACATGCACAGCGAGGGCATCATGGCGGGCGAGCTGAAACACGGACCGCTGGCCCTCGTCGACGACACGATGCCGATCGTGATGATCATCATGCGCGACCCGGTGCACCAGAAGTGCATGAACGCGCTCCAGCAGGTGACGGCGCGCGAGGGCCGCCCGATCATCATCTGCGAGGAGGGCGACCAGGAGACGAACGCGTTCGCGTCGAAGGCGCTCGAGATTCCGCGCACCGTCGACTGTCTGCAGGGCGTACTGACCGTCATCCCGATGCAGCTGCTCTCCTACCACATCGCGGTGCTCCGTGGCTGCAACGTCGACTGTCCGCGGAATCTCGCCAAATCCGTCACGGTCGAGTAG